GCTGGACACCGACAGCGCAAGCTTTACGTTCTGCTCCACCAGCAGGATGGTGATGCCTTGCTCGCGGTTCAGCCGCAGCACGATGTCGAAGATCTGTTCGACCACCAGCGGCGACAGGCCCATGGACGGTTCGTCCAGCAGGATCATGCGCGGGCGCGCCATCATGGCGCGGCCCGTGGCCAGCATCTGCTGTTCGCCGCCGGACAGCGTCGCGGCCTTTTGTTCGTAGCGTTCGCGCAGGCGCGGGAAGGTGTCGCACACCATGTCCAGGTCCTGCCGCACCGCGCCCCGGTCGGTGCGCAGGTAGGCGCCCATCTCCAGGTTCTCGCGCACGCTCATGTCGCGGAAGATCTCGCGGCCCTCCGGCACCTGCACGATGCCGCGCCCGACGATGGCGTCCGCTGCCAGGCGGTGTATGGGTTCGCCCGCAAAGCGCACGCTGCCCGCGGTGGGCGCCACCAGGCGCGAGATCACGTTCAGCGTGGTGGACTTGCCCGCGCCGTTGGCGCCCAGCAGCGCCACGATGGCGCCCTGCGGCACTTTCAGCGATACGTCCTGCAGGGCGCGGATATTGCCGTAGGCGGCCGATACCGCGTCGACTTCAAGCAGATGATCAGCCACCGGCGGCTCCCTTGCCCAGATAGGCTTCAATGACCCGCGGGTTGCTGCGCACCTGAGCGGGCGTGCCTTCGGCGATCTTCTCGCCAAAGGACATGACGGTGATGCGATGCGAGATCGACATCACCAGCTGCATGACGTGTTCCACCAGCAGCACCGTGATGCCGTCGCGTTCGCACAGCTCCGTCAGCAGGCGGTCCAGCGTTTCGATTTCGCGGTTGCGCAGGCCGGCCGCGGGCTCGTCCAGCAACAGCAGCTTGGGCGATATGGCCAGGGCGCGCGCCAGCTCCAGCATCTTTTGGCGGCCGAAGTCCAGGCTGCACGCCGGCGTGTCCAGGAAGTCGGCCAGCCCGACGCGCTCCAGCAGGTGTTCGACGCGCTCGCGCGTCTGCGCGGCCGCGGGGCGCAGCAGCTTGCCTGGGCTATTGGCGCCATGCGCATAGGTGCCCAGCAGGGCGTTTTCGCGCACGCTCAGCGCGCCGAACAGCTCCAGGTTCTGGAAGGTGCGCGCCACGCCCAGCGCCGCCATTTCGTGCGGCTTCTTGCGGGTGATGTCGGCGCCGTCGAACAAGATGCTGCCGCTGCTGGGACGGTAGTAGCGCGAGATGCAATTGAAGGTGGTGGACTTGCCGGCCCCGTTGGGGCCGATCAGCGCATGGATGCGGCCGCGCTCCACTTGCATGGACAGGCCGTTGATGGCGGTGAGGCCGCCGAACTTGACGGTCAGGCCTTGCACGTCCAGATAGGGATGGCTGCTCATGCGGCGCTCCTTTGGGTCGGTTTGGCCGCGGCCGGGCGCGTGGCGGAAGGCAAGGGCGCGGCCGGCGCCGGAGCCCGTCCGCGCGCGCCGCGGCCTGCGAACAGGCCCTTGGGCGCGAACATCAT
The sequence above is drawn from the Achromobacter xylosoxidans genome and encodes:
- a CDS encoding ABC transporter ATP-binding protein, with the protein product MADHLLEVDAVSAAYGNIRALQDVSLKVPQGAIVALLGANGAGKSTTLNVISRLVAPTAGSVRFAGEPIHRLAADAIVGRGIVQVPEGREIFRDMSVRENLEMGAYLRTDRGAVRQDLDMVCDTFPRLRERYEQKAATLSGGEQQMLATGRAMMARPRMILLDEPSMGLSPLVVEQIFDIVLRLNREQGITILLVEQNVKLALSVSSYAYILENGEIALEGESAALASDEGVQRAYLGA
- a CDS encoding ABC transporter ATP-binding protein, whose amino-acid sequence is MSSHPYLDVQGLTVKFGGLTAINGLSMQVERGRIHALIGPNGAGKSTTFNCISRYYRPSSGSILFDGADITRKKPHEMAALGVARTFQNLELFGALSVRENALLGTYAHGANSPGKLLRPAAAQTRERVEHLLERVGLADFLDTPACSLDFGRQKMLELARALAISPKLLLLDEPAAGLRNREIETLDRLLTELCERDGITVLLVEHVMQLVMSISHRITVMSFGEKIAEGTPAQVRSNPRVIEAYLGKGAAGG